A single region of the Zootoca vivipara chromosome 2, rZooViv1.1, whole genome shotgun sequence genome encodes:
- the XYLT2 gene encoding xylosyltransferase 2 isoform X3: protein MKMVASVRVQKLVRRYKLAIATALAILLIQGLVVWSFSNLEEEDQGEKGRQKKAQLLQNGEGSKDLDSSAGRRGSLSRKHGRWKSRPDNPGVLVAKVVRAVTGKHKPGRRFPVYLDSSSQRNLTELRGDAQLAVFQHGDTGSVEGAPQPTENNFTPKCEIAGKDALSALARASSKQCQQEIANVVCLHQAGNLMPRSVPRQCQLSGKVSPIIQWDESRMLHASVSKPVRIAYMLVVHGRAIRQLKRFIKAVYHQQHFFYIHVDKRSTYLHREVVELAQHYPNIRVTPWRMVTIWGGASLLKMYLRSMKDLLEMADWAWDYFINLSATDYPTRTNEELVTFLSKHRDKNFLKSHGRDNARFIKKQGLDRLFHECDSHMWRLGERQIPEGIVVDGGSDWFALTRSFVEYVVYTSDRLVSQLRQFYTYTLLPAESFFHTVLENSHACETLVDNNLRVTNWNRKLGCKCQYKHIVDWCGCSPNDFKPQDFLRLQQISRPTFFARKFESTINQEVLEILDSHLYGNYPPNTPALKAYWESVYDRVDGLSGLSDVTLTVYTSFSRLGLRKVTSAEAQKEEKLCRFEPQGFPSSVHLYFYDDHFQGYLVTQEVQNPATQQVESLEMWVMPRGTLKLAGRSRQTNRLQNLEVGTEWDPKERIFRNFGGLIGPFDEPVAMQKWARGPNLTATVVWIDPTYVIATSYDIAVDAEAEFTQYKPPLNRPLRPDDGKWLHAGPPRNEYMEQNFQGLAGILSLPRLDETGRASHRHTQLIGKGLENWTDSSIGSFWSVAALCVASPSSCSTLELCSKTSWSSLSPDPKSELGAIKPDGRLR from the exons AAGGGACGGCAGAAGAAGGCCCAGCTGCTTCAGAACGGTGAAGGGTCCAAGGATTTGGACAGCTCAGCAGGCCGCAGGGGCAGCTTGAGCCGGAAGCACGGGCGATGGAAGAGCCGTCCGGACAACCCTGGAGTCCTGGTGGCCAAAGTGGTGAGAGCAGTTACGGGGAAGCACAAACCCGGGCGCCGGTTCCCCGTCTACTTGGACTCCTCAAGCCAAAGGAACCTGACGGAGCTCAGAGGCGACGCCCAGCTAGCCGTCTTCCAGCACGGGGACACGGGCAGCGTGGAAGGGGCGCCCCAGCCCACAGAGAACAACTTCACTCCCAAGTGTGAGATCGCCGGCAAGGACGCCTTGTCTGCGTTAGCCAGAGCCAGCAGCAAACAGTGCCAGCAAGAGATAGCCAACGTGGTGTGCCTGCACCAAGCCGGGAACCTGATGCCGCGCTCCGTACCCCGGCAGTGCCAACTTTCAG GGAAAGTCAGCCCCATTATCCAGTGGGATGAAAGCCGAATGCTCCACGCCTCTGTGAGCAAGCCAGTTCGGATTGCCTACATGCTGGTCGTTCACGGGCGAGCCATCCGTCAGCTGAAGCGCTTCATCAAGGCTGTATATCACCAGCAACATTTCTTCTACATCCATGTGGATAAG CGCTCCACCTACCTGCACCGTGAAGTGGTGGAGTTGGCCCAGCACTATCCCAACATCCGGGTCACCCCTTGGCGCATGGTCACTATCTGGGGTGGCGCCAGCTTGCTGAAGATGTACCTGCGCAGCATGAAGGACCTGCTGGAGATGGCAGACTGGGCCTGGGACTACTTCATCAACTTGAGCGCCACGGACTACCCTACTAG GACCAACGAGGAGCTGGTGACGTTCCTGTCGAAACACCGAGACAAGAATTTCCTGAAGTCTCATGGCCGAGATAATGCCAG GTTCATCAAGAAGCAAGGCCTAGACAGACTTTTCCACGAATGCGACTCTCACATGTGGCGGCTGGGCGAACGGCAGATCCCAGAGGGCATCGTGGTGGACGGTGGCTCGGATTGGTTTGCCCTCACTCGAAGCTTTGTGGAATACGTGGTCTATACCAGTGACCGGCTGGTCTCCCAGCTACGGCAGTTCTACACCTACACACTTCTCCCAGCAGAG TCCTTCTTCCACACTGTCCTGGAGAACAGCCATGCCTGTGAGACCCTTGTAGACAACAACCTCCGGGTGACAAACTGGAACCGCAAGCTGGGCTGCAAATGCCAGTATAAACACATAGTGGACTGGTGCGGCTGCTCCCCGAATGACTTCAAGCCACAGGACTTCCTGAGGCTACAG CAAATCTCCAGACCCACCTTCTTTGCCAGGAAGTTCGAATCCACTATCAACCAGGAGGTGCTGGAGATCTTGGACTCTCATCTCTACGGTAACTACCCACCTAACACACCAGCCCTCAAGGCCTATTGGGAGAGTGTCTATGACCGTGTGGATGGGCTGAGTGGGCTCAGCGACGTCACCCTGACTGTGTACACCTCCTTCTCCAGGCTGGGGCTGCGGAAAGTGACATCTGCGGAGGCACAGAAAGAGGAGAAGCTTTGCAG gTTTGAGCCACAGGGCTTCCCGTCCAGTGTGCACCTGTACTTCTACGATGACCATTTCCAGGGCTACTTGGTGACTCAGGAAGTACAAAACCCTGCGACGCAGCAGGTGGAGTCTCTGGAAATGTGGGTGATGCCCCGAGGGACTCTCAAGCTAGCAGGCCGCAGCAGGCAGACCAACCGTCTGCAGAACCTTGAG GTAGGTACCGAGTGGGACCCAAAAGAGAGGATCTTCCGCAATTTTGGCGGCTTGATTGGACCTTTTGACGAGCCGGTGGCCATGCAGAAATGGGCCCGGGGTCCCAACCTCACAGCCACCGTCGTTTGGATTGACCCCACCTATGTCATTGCCACCTCCTACGACATTGCGGTGGACGCAGAGGCAGAATTCACGCAGTACAAGCCGCCCCTCAACCGGCCTCTTCGCCCAG ATGATGGCAAGTGGCTTCACGCTGGTCCTCCTCGAAATGAATACATGGAGCAGAATTTCCAGGGCCTGGCTGGGATCTTGAGCCTCCCCCGCTTGGATGAAACAGGAAGAGCCTCCCACCGGCACACACAACTCATTGGCAAGGGTCTCGAGAACTGGACGGACAGCAGCATCGGCAGCTTCTGGTCGGTGGCTGCCCTCTGCGTGGCGAGCCCCTCCAGCTGCTCCACCCTGGAGCTCTGTAGCAAAACCTCCTGGAGCTCGCTCTCGCCGGACCCCAAGTCAGAACTGGGAGCCATCAAGCCCGACGGGCGGCTGAGGTAG
- the XYLT2 gene encoding xylosyltransferase 2 isoform X1 — MKMVASVRVQKLVRRYKLAIATALAILLIQGLVVWSFSNLEEEDQGEKGRQKKAQLLQNGEGSKDLDSSAGRRGSLSRKHGRWKSRPDNPGVLVAKVVRAVTGKHKPGRRFPVYLDSSSQRNLTELRGDAQLAVFQHGDTGSVEGAPQPTENNFTPKCEIAGKDALSALARASSKQCQQEIANVVCLHQAGNLMPRSVPRQCQLSGKVSPIIQWDESRMLHASVSKPVRIAYMLVVHGRAIRQLKRFIKAVYHQQHFFYIHVDKRSTYLHREVVELAQHYPNIRVTPWRMVTIWGGASLLKMYLRSMKDLLEMADWAWDYFINLSATDYPTRTNEELVTFLSKHRDKNFLKSHGRDNARFIKKQGLDRLFHECDSHMWRLGERQIPEGIVVDGGSDWFALTRSFVEYVVYTSDRLVSQLRQFYTYTLLPAESFFHTVLENSHACETLVDNNLRVTNWNRKLGCKCQYKHIVDWCGCSPNDFKPQDFLRLQQISRPTFFARKFESTINQEVLEILDSHLYGNYPPNTPALKAYWESVYDRVDGLSGLSDVTLTVYTSFSRLGLRKVTSAEAQKEEKLCRFEPQGFPSSVHLYFYDDHFQGYLVTQEVQNPATQQVESLEMWVMPRGTLKLAGRSRQTNRLQNLEVGTEWDPKERIFRNFGGLIGPFDEPVAMQKWARGPNLTATVVWIDPTYVIATSYDIAVDAEAEFTQYKPPLNRPLRPGVWTIQLLQFWEPLGESQFLVVPQTFNRKQPLRKDDGKWLHAGPPRNEYMEQNFQGLAGILSLPRLDETGRASHRHTQLIGKGLENWTDSSIGSFWSVAALCVASPSSCSTLELCSKTSWSSLSPDPKSELGAIKPDGRLR; from the exons AAGGGACGGCAGAAGAAGGCCCAGCTGCTTCAGAACGGTGAAGGGTCCAAGGATTTGGACAGCTCAGCAGGCCGCAGGGGCAGCTTGAGCCGGAAGCACGGGCGATGGAAGAGCCGTCCGGACAACCCTGGAGTCCTGGTGGCCAAAGTGGTGAGAGCAGTTACGGGGAAGCACAAACCCGGGCGCCGGTTCCCCGTCTACTTGGACTCCTCAAGCCAAAGGAACCTGACGGAGCTCAGAGGCGACGCCCAGCTAGCCGTCTTCCAGCACGGGGACACGGGCAGCGTGGAAGGGGCGCCCCAGCCCACAGAGAACAACTTCACTCCCAAGTGTGAGATCGCCGGCAAGGACGCCTTGTCTGCGTTAGCCAGAGCCAGCAGCAAACAGTGCCAGCAAGAGATAGCCAACGTGGTGTGCCTGCACCAAGCCGGGAACCTGATGCCGCGCTCCGTACCCCGGCAGTGCCAACTTTCAG GGAAAGTCAGCCCCATTATCCAGTGGGATGAAAGCCGAATGCTCCACGCCTCTGTGAGCAAGCCAGTTCGGATTGCCTACATGCTGGTCGTTCACGGGCGAGCCATCCGTCAGCTGAAGCGCTTCATCAAGGCTGTATATCACCAGCAACATTTCTTCTACATCCATGTGGATAAG CGCTCCACCTACCTGCACCGTGAAGTGGTGGAGTTGGCCCAGCACTATCCCAACATCCGGGTCACCCCTTGGCGCATGGTCACTATCTGGGGTGGCGCCAGCTTGCTGAAGATGTACCTGCGCAGCATGAAGGACCTGCTGGAGATGGCAGACTGGGCCTGGGACTACTTCATCAACTTGAGCGCCACGGACTACCCTACTAG GACCAACGAGGAGCTGGTGACGTTCCTGTCGAAACACCGAGACAAGAATTTCCTGAAGTCTCATGGCCGAGATAATGCCAG GTTCATCAAGAAGCAAGGCCTAGACAGACTTTTCCACGAATGCGACTCTCACATGTGGCGGCTGGGCGAACGGCAGATCCCAGAGGGCATCGTGGTGGACGGTGGCTCGGATTGGTTTGCCCTCACTCGAAGCTTTGTGGAATACGTGGTCTATACCAGTGACCGGCTGGTCTCCCAGCTACGGCAGTTCTACACCTACACACTTCTCCCAGCAGAG TCCTTCTTCCACACTGTCCTGGAGAACAGCCATGCCTGTGAGACCCTTGTAGACAACAACCTCCGGGTGACAAACTGGAACCGCAAGCTGGGCTGCAAATGCCAGTATAAACACATAGTGGACTGGTGCGGCTGCTCCCCGAATGACTTCAAGCCACAGGACTTCCTGAGGCTACAG CAAATCTCCAGACCCACCTTCTTTGCCAGGAAGTTCGAATCCACTATCAACCAGGAGGTGCTGGAGATCTTGGACTCTCATCTCTACGGTAACTACCCACCTAACACACCAGCCCTCAAGGCCTATTGGGAGAGTGTCTATGACCGTGTGGATGGGCTGAGTGGGCTCAGCGACGTCACCCTGACTGTGTACACCTCCTTCTCCAGGCTGGGGCTGCGGAAAGTGACATCTGCGGAGGCACAGAAAGAGGAGAAGCTTTGCAG gTTTGAGCCACAGGGCTTCCCGTCCAGTGTGCACCTGTACTTCTACGATGACCATTTCCAGGGCTACTTGGTGACTCAGGAAGTACAAAACCCTGCGACGCAGCAGGTGGAGTCTCTGGAAATGTGGGTGATGCCCCGAGGGACTCTCAAGCTAGCAGGCCGCAGCAGGCAGACCAACCGTCTGCAGAACCTTGAG GTAGGTACCGAGTGGGACCCAAAAGAGAGGATCTTCCGCAATTTTGGCGGCTTGATTGGACCTTTTGACGAGCCGGTGGCCATGCAGAAATGGGCCCGGGGTCCCAACCTCACAGCCACCGTCGTTTGGATTGACCCCACCTATGTCATTGCCACCTCCTACGACATTGCGGTGGACGCAGAGGCAGAATTCACGCAGTACAAGCCGCCCCTCAACCGGCCTCTTCGCCCAGGTGTGTGGACCATCCAACTCCTCCAGTTCTGGGAGCCCCTGGGTGAGAGCCAGTTCCTGGTTGTCCCACAGACCTTCAACCGCAAGCAGCCTCTCAGgaaag ATGATGGCAAGTGGCTTCACGCTGGTCCTCCTCGAAATGAATACATGGAGCAGAATTTCCAGGGCCTGGCTGGGATCTTGAGCCTCCCCCGCTTGGATGAAACAGGAAGAGCCTCCCACCGGCACACACAACTCATTGGCAAGGGTCTCGAGAACTGGACGGACAGCAGCATCGGCAGCTTCTGGTCGGTGGCTGCCCTCTGCGTGGCGAGCCCCTCCAGCTGCTCCACCCTGGAGCTCTGTAGCAAAACCTCCTGGAGCTCGCTCTCGCCGGACCCCAAGTCAGAACTGGGAGCCATCAAGCCCGACGGGCGGCTGAGGTAG
- the XYLT2 gene encoding xylosyltransferase 2 isoform X2, producing MKMVASVRVQKLVRRYKLAIATALAILLIQGLVVWSFSNLEEEDQGEGRQKKAQLLQNGEGSKDLDSSAGRRGSLSRKHGRWKSRPDNPGVLVAKVVRAVTGKHKPGRRFPVYLDSSSQRNLTELRGDAQLAVFQHGDTGSVEGAPQPTENNFTPKCEIAGKDALSALARASSKQCQQEIANVVCLHQAGNLMPRSVPRQCQLSGKVSPIIQWDESRMLHASVSKPVRIAYMLVVHGRAIRQLKRFIKAVYHQQHFFYIHVDKRSTYLHREVVELAQHYPNIRVTPWRMVTIWGGASLLKMYLRSMKDLLEMADWAWDYFINLSATDYPTRTNEELVTFLSKHRDKNFLKSHGRDNARFIKKQGLDRLFHECDSHMWRLGERQIPEGIVVDGGSDWFALTRSFVEYVVYTSDRLVSQLRQFYTYTLLPAESFFHTVLENSHACETLVDNNLRVTNWNRKLGCKCQYKHIVDWCGCSPNDFKPQDFLRLQQISRPTFFARKFESTINQEVLEILDSHLYGNYPPNTPALKAYWESVYDRVDGLSGLSDVTLTVYTSFSRLGLRKVTSAEAQKEEKLCRFEPQGFPSSVHLYFYDDHFQGYLVTQEVQNPATQQVESLEMWVMPRGTLKLAGRSRQTNRLQNLEVGTEWDPKERIFRNFGGLIGPFDEPVAMQKWARGPNLTATVVWIDPTYVIATSYDIAVDAEAEFTQYKPPLNRPLRPGVWTIQLLQFWEPLGESQFLVVPQTFNRKQPLRKDDGKWLHAGPPRNEYMEQNFQGLAGILSLPRLDETGRASHRHTQLIGKGLENWTDSSIGSFWSVAALCVASPSSCSTLELCSKTSWSSLSPDPKSELGAIKPDGRLR from the exons GGACGGCAGAAGAAGGCCCAGCTGCTTCAGAACGGTGAAGGGTCCAAGGATTTGGACAGCTCAGCAGGCCGCAGGGGCAGCTTGAGCCGGAAGCACGGGCGATGGAAGAGCCGTCCGGACAACCCTGGAGTCCTGGTGGCCAAAGTGGTGAGAGCAGTTACGGGGAAGCACAAACCCGGGCGCCGGTTCCCCGTCTACTTGGACTCCTCAAGCCAAAGGAACCTGACGGAGCTCAGAGGCGACGCCCAGCTAGCCGTCTTCCAGCACGGGGACACGGGCAGCGTGGAAGGGGCGCCCCAGCCCACAGAGAACAACTTCACTCCCAAGTGTGAGATCGCCGGCAAGGACGCCTTGTCTGCGTTAGCCAGAGCCAGCAGCAAACAGTGCCAGCAAGAGATAGCCAACGTGGTGTGCCTGCACCAAGCCGGGAACCTGATGCCGCGCTCCGTACCCCGGCAGTGCCAACTTTCAG GGAAAGTCAGCCCCATTATCCAGTGGGATGAAAGCCGAATGCTCCACGCCTCTGTGAGCAAGCCAGTTCGGATTGCCTACATGCTGGTCGTTCACGGGCGAGCCATCCGTCAGCTGAAGCGCTTCATCAAGGCTGTATATCACCAGCAACATTTCTTCTACATCCATGTGGATAAG CGCTCCACCTACCTGCACCGTGAAGTGGTGGAGTTGGCCCAGCACTATCCCAACATCCGGGTCACCCCTTGGCGCATGGTCACTATCTGGGGTGGCGCCAGCTTGCTGAAGATGTACCTGCGCAGCATGAAGGACCTGCTGGAGATGGCAGACTGGGCCTGGGACTACTTCATCAACTTGAGCGCCACGGACTACCCTACTAG GACCAACGAGGAGCTGGTGACGTTCCTGTCGAAACACCGAGACAAGAATTTCCTGAAGTCTCATGGCCGAGATAATGCCAG GTTCATCAAGAAGCAAGGCCTAGACAGACTTTTCCACGAATGCGACTCTCACATGTGGCGGCTGGGCGAACGGCAGATCCCAGAGGGCATCGTGGTGGACGGTGGCTCGGATTGGTTTGCCCTCACTCGAAGCTTTGTGGAATACGTGGTCTATACCAGTGACCGGCTGGTCTCCCAGCTACGGCAGTTCTACACCTACACACTTCTCCCAGCAGAG TCCTTCTTCCACACTGTCCTGGAGAACAGCCATGCCTGTGAGACCCTTGTAGACAACAACCTCCGGGTGACAAACTGGAACCGCAAGCTGGGCTGCAAATGCCAGTATAAACACATAGTGGACTGGTGCGGCTGCTCCCCGAATGACTTCAAGCCACAGGACTTCCTGAGGCTACAG CAAATCTCCAGACCCACCTTCTTTGCCAGGAAGTTCGAATCCACTATCAACCAGGAGGTGCTGGAGATCTTGGACTCTCATCTCTACGGTAACTACCCACCTAACACACCAGCCCTCAAGGCCTATTGGGAGAGTGTCTATGACCGTGTGGATGGGCTGAGTGGGCTCAGCGACGTCACCCTGACTGTGTACACCTCCTTCTCCAGGCTGGGGCTGCGGAAAGTGACATCTGCGGAGGCACAGAAAGAGGAGAAGCTTTGCAG gTTTGAGCCACAGGGCTTCCCGTCCAGTGTGCACCTGTACTTCTACGATGACCATTTCCAGGGCTACTTGGTGACTCAGGAAGTACAAAACCCTGCGACGCAGCAGGTGGAGTCTCTGGAAATGTGGGTGATGCCCCGAGGGACTCTCAAGCTAGCAGGCCGCAGCAGGCAGACCAACCGTCTGCAGAACCTTGAG GTAGGTACCGAGTGGGACCCAAAAGAGAGGATCTTCCGCAATTTTGGCGGCTTGATTGGACCTTTTGACGAGCCGGTGGCCATGCAGAAATGGGCCCGGGGTCCCAACCTCACAGCCACCGTCGTTTGGATTGACCCCACCTATGTCATTGCCACCTCCTACGACATTGCGGTGGACGCAGAGGCAGAATTCACGCAGTACAAGCCGCCCCTCAACCGGCCTCTTCGCCCAGGTGTGTGGACCATCCAACTCCTCCAGTTCTGGGAGCCCCTGGGTGAGAGCCAGTTCCTGGTTGTCCCACAGACCTTCAACCGCAAGCAGCCTCTCAGgaaag ATGATGGCAAGTGGCTTCACGCTGGTCCTCCTCGAAATGAATACATGGAGCAGAATTTCCAGGGCCTGGCTGGGATCTTGAGCCTCCCCCGCTTGGATGAAACAGGAAGAGCCTCCCACCGGCACACACAACTCATTGGCAAGGGTCTCGAGAACTGGACGGACAGCAGCATCGGCAGCTTCTGGTCGGTGGCTGCCCTCTGCGTGGCGAGCCCCTCCAGCTGCTCCACCCTGGAGCTCTGTAGCAAAACCTCCTGGAGCTCGCTCTCGCCGGACCCCAAGTCAGAACTGGGAGCCATCAAGCCCGACGGGCGGCTGAGGTAG